In the Danaus plexippus chromosome 4, MEX_DaPlex, whole genome shotgun sequence genome, one interval contains:
- the LOC116768524 gene encoding amino acid transporter heavy chain SLC3A2-like — MDNLAENSAKKGGTDLETLDYLRGVKSSTCLLLPMTPSPTQLDFKHPLSEEMTEGAFLTLNDDSKIVDLQCSPDPCSGDSSSSADSNSVVQDPVSAQLINNISMLDYQTLSKNGDIIGQPEICKLNGSLNVSNRKLPHFVNWNWCIIRKVLLWFVVSGLVACTGTIIAMVINIPKECNPDLPWYQGKVFYEIFPASFKDSNNDGMGDLKGLIKKLDYIKDLGGSSIRLNYIFEAQNYPENYYNTTSLLQIDRSLGVLKDFQELVTEAHKRNMGVILDIPVLSMAETLNKYDENDTFVFSIDPQESNFDATSAAIAYWSRAQNVDGFYLKNLEKFVDDVNFGKSLQVWKQILGYGKIFIASEEALNMAKDTSLTVLLSRIDLIDVHLDLQKGIDGLKKHIEGLVPGILWDKPHYPWIQWNIGNVNSERISSKHQNNTLVLTALELVLPGTVSIFYGDEVSLGGLSENEMEGDFHEHEHIHNLIPMSFNGEDKVDNNSPASILPWNSKSVLEPQYQNLNVVRSLIRLRSTTPTIYLKSIYKEGRIQRSMEIRETEGNLIVIERWFPRRNTCVFVGNLGNKPITTDLSSMFYGGIVIGSTNMSLVGEAVYLEKVTFEPFSAIILKLEK; from the exons ATGGATAATTTAGCTGAAAATAGTGCAAAAAAGGGGGGTACTGATCTTGAAACTCTAGATTATCTCCGCGGTGTGAAATCTTCAACGTGTCTACTTCTTCCCATGACTCCGAGCCCTACCCAGTTAGATTTTAAACATCCACTCTCCGAAGAAATGACTGAAGGTGCTTTTTTGACGCTGAATGATGATTCAAAAATAGTTGATCTTCAATGCTCTC CTGATCCTTGTAGTGGAGATTCAAGTTCATCGGCAGATTCTAACTCGGTAGTCCAAGATCCTGTCAGTGCTCAACTTATCAATAACATAAGCATGTTGGACTATCAGACTTTGAGTAAAAATGGCGACATAATTGGACAG ccTGAAATCTGTAAACTTAACGGAAGCTTAAATGTGAGCAATAGGAAACTACCACATTTTGTTAACTGGAATTGGTGCATTATAAGGAAGGTTCTACTATGGTTTGTTGTTTCCGGACTTGTTGCATGCACTGGTACTATTATAGCTATGGTTATCAATATACCAAAAGAATGTAACCCAGATCTACCGTGGTATCAAGGTAaggtattttatgaaatattcccTGCCAGTTTCAAGGACTCAAACAATGATGGCATGGGTGACTTGAAGGGACTTATCAAGAAGTTGGATTACATAAAAGATTTAGGCGGCTCATCAATCcgtttgaattatatatttgaggCGCAAAATTAtcctgaaaattattataacactacATCCCTCCTACAAATTGACCGCAGTTTAGGAGTTCTGAAGGACTTTCAAGAGCTGGTGACTGAGGCCCATAAAAGAAACATGGGAGTTATCTTGGATATACCGGTTTTGAGCATGGCTGAAACTCTTAATAAGTATGATGAAAATGATACCTTTGTATTTTCAATAGACCCTCAAGAAAGTAATTTTGACGCAACGTCTGCAGCGATTGCCTATTGGTCTCGTGCACAAAATGTCGACggattttatttgaagaatcTGGAGAAATTTGTTGATGATGTTAATTTCGGAAAATCGCTTCAGGTTTGGAAACAAATATTGGGTTAcgggaaaatatttatagccaGTGAAGAAGCGTTAAATATGGCAAAAGATACAAGTCTAACAGTGCTTTTGAGTAGGATTGACCTTATTGATGTTCATTTGGATTTACAAAAAGGTATTGATGGCCTTAAGAAACATATTGAAGGCTTAGTACCCGGTATCCTATGGGACAAGCCTCATTATCCTTGGATTCAATGGAACATTGGAAATGTTAATAGTGAAAGGATATCTAGTAAACACCAAAATAACACATTAGTTTTAACTGCACTTGAGTTGGTTCTTCCGGGCACTGTCAGTATTTTTTACGGTGATGAAGTAAGCCTTGGAGGTCTTTCAGAAAATGAAATGGAAGGAGATTTTCATGAACATGAGCACATTCACAACTTGATACCGATGTCTTTCAACGGCGAAGACAAAGTTGATAATAACAGTCCCGCGTCTATCTTGCCTTGGAATTCTAAATCCGTATTAGAACCGCAGTATCAAAACTTGAACGTTGTAAGATCTTTGATACGTTTAAGATCAACAACACCAACCATATACTTAAAATCGATTTACAAAGAGGGTAGGATACAAAGAAGTATGGAAATACGTGAAACTGAAGGTAACCTCATTGTCATTGAGCGTTGGTTTCCACGCAgaaatacatgtgtatttgTAGGCAATCTGGGTAACAAGCCGATTACTACTGATTTGTCGTCCATGTTCTACGGTGGAATTGTAATAGGAAGCACAAATATGTCCTTAGTGGGTGAAGCTGTGTATTTGGAAAAAGTCACGTTTGAGCCCTTTTCAgctatcatattaaaattggaGAAATAG
- the LOC116768333 gene encoding protein expanded has protein sequence MRALCSVRGLGGEARALGAGARLLSLRMPGQPQPLHFVVEAKARVKELKMLAYAHIQLQGMTDTELFGLAIMQNGEYLFVDLESKLSKYAPKSWRSSHTHGLDANGKPLLELHLVVQFHVESPLLLHDQCGRHLYFLQLLENIRTRDVLPGEILLLLIGLALQAKYGDEDLYENQDYFKIEDFAPPSLTGEWVVSAIRACHREHHGLSKSDAEIRFIREVSLLPDTINSHRYRLKQSKTELEPGTVWLLVTAKGIKILPDNGPLSNFIWSSIGKLSFDRKKFEIRTEEGKITLYSSSEEKCKYLFALCKETHQFSMKISSKLNEILTKEEDERKVCFGYSKALNFHYCHNKNEQRISLISSTSSNTTSGIVSDRVQSEDELEIMIDTPPAPSTESLAFAHLLDCSNSYLIRHMPHDQHSLKTRSSLQLPMSKPRMKKNTEDTENICNNDISLDREGGSTSQAEETISLPDRVIDKSDSSPGSSKIKCTGSQCSSSCSTVILARGGLSTLSRASNASSLELGYSHTAQNSMISDNSTGAVDGEYTQDTASALYDGLGQPVTVAASSETSGVYTMGSSELTAGSKLYANSEGSRTEYSESNYDSYKIIKENDLADFDSVSSILKNKSKRTDASPNLLKSRISLTNDCVDGTSQFCSETRDLKQNMFRERTNSNVSALSFHGDGSDPADNKHNLLSASELSDLIVGRGVYPKNQSVSDTFDSVSDYVRLPLPFTGDSYLKGHEDTAPSDDNYPNFDRPPTPPTRIDSRKGLNVSLPNMLHPDEKVASLPKFFEKPPPPYEYKHLTLSSMIPSKPPPAYPGTVPTVPLKQINDKEEVSARVVTSKPMITILKAEAGDVNITGERTFASPMVLEHRFQKSKRHQASSRRAERSKLAQGLSNNLSPSRELPPSIDSNVLVAMMKLPPPPPPPRRPRLPPPPPVNRLPPPPPPPHNPIFHQQLYSDVDYVYYPLQDPLISQQNYLDHKLTESRLSNTHKNCLQYRSTPFLSNSLSISSTYGSVQNLSDSYIQIPGARTSWYSMTSRNSASSHSINLERPLVPMTLPESIMSRTKSHENIFFVKDMPRQKTRRMPPPPPPPYEHKKKIPSHLKDYRSPNCSKFNSAVSVKGKSGNCDLDIKTLREKSKNLDLPLIAALCNDRSLLKQTKAFGVPKLNKQTSSDCESDRKSAKPSQNTTDNIDLKNKYDFNTRGAVTGSQKKTLVRNPTDKLPALPNSETHTPRAMSNTYVMHPNVKQKKCQPSL, from the exons ATGCGCGCTCTGTGTTCGGTTCGCGGGCTGGGCGGGGAGGCCCGAGCGCTGGGGGCAGGCGCACGCCTCCTATCCCTCCGGATGCCCGGCCAGCCTCAGCCATTGCACTTCGTCGTGGAAGCCAAGGCCAGGGTGAAGGAATTGAAAATGTTAGCCTACGCACACATACAACTTCAAGGCATGACCGATACAGAACTGTTCGGTCTCGCTATTATGCAAA ATGGCGAATACCTCTTCGTAGATTTAGAAAGTAAACTTTCAAAATACGCACCGAAAAGCTGGAGGTCGTCCCATACTCAT GGCTTAGATGCAAATGGGAAACCGCTTTTGGAACTTCATTTAGTTGTTCAGTTTCACGTGGAAAGTCCGCTCCTTCTACACGATCAATGCGGTCGCCATTTATACTTCCTACAACTTTTGGAAAATATTCGTACCAGAGACGTGCTACCTggtgaaatattattactattaattggATTAGCACTCCAAGCAAAATATGGAGATGAAGATTTATACGAAAATCAGGATTACTTCAAAATAGAGGACTTCGCACCACCCTCACTTACTGGTGAATGGGTTGTGTCGGCTATACGAGCCTGTCATCGCGAACACCATGGCCTCTCCAAATCCGACGCAGAAATAAGATTCATTCGAGAAGTTAGTCTTCTACCAGATACAATAAATTCACACAGATATCGACTGAAACAGTCAAAAACGGAATTAGAACCAGGAACGGTGTGGTTACTTGTAACAGCTAAgggcattaaaatattaccagATAATGGGCCACtgtcaaattttatatggagTTCTATAGGGAAACTTAGTTTTGATCGaaagaaatttgaaattagaaCTGAAGAAGGAAAAATAACGTTATATTCTTCTAGTGAGgagaaatgtaaatatttgttcgcATTATGTAAAGAAACGCATcaattttctatgaaaatttcatcaaaactaaatgaaatattaacaaaggAAGAAGATGAAAGAAAAGTTTGTTTTGGATATTCAAAGGCATTAAACTTTCATTactgtcataataaaaatgaacaaaGAATATCCCTCATATCGTCAACCAGCTCAAACACCACGTCAGGAATAGTTAGTGACAGAGTTCAGTCGGAAGATGAATTAGAAATAATGATTGATACACCACCGGCACCTTCGACGGAGAGTTTAGCATTCGCACATTTATTAGATTGTTccaattcttatttaattcgaCACATGCCTCATGACCAGCATTCTTTAAAAACGAGATCCTCATTACAACTTCCTATGTCAAAGCCCAGGATGAAGAAAAACACAGAAGACACTGAAAATATATGCAACAATGACATTTCATTGGACCGAGAAGGTGGTTCAACCAGTCAAGCAGAAGAAACAATTTCTTTGCCAGATCGTGTTATTGACAAGTCTGACAGCAGCCCAGGTTCtagcaaaataaaatgcacCGGCTCACAATGTTCATCGTCATGCAGTACAGTTATTTTAGCCCGGGGAGGTCTCAGTACCTTGAGTAGAGCATCAAATGCCAGCAGCTTAGAATTGGGCTACAGTCACACGGCACAAAACTCTATGATAAGTGATAACAGTACGGGTGCAGTCGATGGAGAATATACACAAGATACAGCATCAGCATTATATGATGGTCTGGGCCAACCAGTTACAGTAGCAGCATCAAGCGAAACTAGTGGAGTGTATACAATGGGTAGTTCTGAATTGACGGCAGGATCAAAATTGTATGCCAATTCTGAAGGAAGCCGAACAGAGTATAGCGAATCAAATTATGACAGTTACaaaatcataaaagaaaaCGACCTGGCCGATTTTGACAGTGTGTCatcaatacttaaaaataaatcaaaaagaaCTGATGCATCACCAAATCTTTTAAAGTCAAGAATATCTCTTACCAATGACTGTGTTGACGGTACATCACAATTTTGTAGTGAAACACGTGACCTCAAGCAAAACATGTTTAGAGAGCGAACTAACTCTAACGTAAGTGCCCTTTCATTTCATGGTGATGGGAGTGACCCAGCAgacaataaacataatttgctTAGTGCAAGTGAGTTAAGCGATCTGATTGTTGGCAGAGGTGTTTATCCTAAGAATCAATCTGTAAGCGACACTTTCGATTCGGTATCGGATTACGTGAGGTTACCATTGCCATTTACCGGTGATAGTTACCTGAAAGGGCACGAAGACACTGCGCCATCTGATGATAACTATCCAAATTTTGATCGTCCACCAACTCCACCCACAAGAATTGATAGTCGTAAAGGACTTAATGTATCTCTTCCTAATATGCTCCATCCAGATGAAAAAGTTGCGAGTTTACCAAAATTCTTTGAGAAACCGCCCCCACcatatgaatataaacatttaactttATCTTCTATGATACCCTCTAAACCACCACCAGCATATCCTGGCACAGTACCGACGGTCCctttgaaacaaattaatgataaagAGGAAGTTTCAGCGAGAGTGGTCACGTCAAAGCCAATGATAACTATATTAAAGGCAGAAGCAGGAGACGTTAACATTACTGGTGAAAGGACATTTGCTAGCCCGATGGTGTTGGAACATCGTTTTCAAAAATCAAAACGGCACCAAGCGTCAAGTCGACGAGCTGAACGATCTAAATTGGCCCAAGGACTCAGCAATAACCTGTCACCATCGAGAGAACTACCACCTAGCATAGATTCTAATGTCTTGGTGGCAATGATGAAATTACCACCACCACCGCCACCACCTCGCCGTCCAAGACTGCCGCCACCACCACCTGTTAATCGCCTACCGCCGCCACCACCTCCCCCCCACAATCCTATCTTCCACCAACAACTATACAGCGACGTCGACTACGTGTACTATCCTCTTCAAGATCCTCTAATATCACAGCAGAACTATTTAGATCATAAACTTACGGAATCGAGGTTGTCTAACACCCACAAAAACTGTTTACAATACAGAAGTACCCCCTTCCTTTCTAATTCTTTATCCATTTCATCTACATATGGATCGGTTCAAAATCTATCCGATTCATACATACAAATACCTGGAGCCAGAACAAGTTGGTATTCCATGACCAGTAGAAATTCAGCAAGTAGCCATTCTATAAATCTAGAAAGACCTCTAGTTCCCATGACATTGCCAGAATCTATAATGTCTCGAACTAAATCTCATGAAAATATCTTCTTCGTTAAGGATATGCCTCGTCAAAAGACAAGGAGAATGCCGCCTCCGCCTCCCCCACCTTATGAACACAAAAAGAAAATCCCATCACATTTAAAGGATTACAGAAGTCCCAATTGCAGCAAATTCAACAGTGCCGTTAGTGTTAAAGGAAAATCTGGGAATTGCGATCTCGATATTAAAACTCTCCGTGAGAAAAGTAAGAACCTGGACTTACCACTTATAGCTGCGTTGTGCAATGATCGTTCATTGCTAAAACAAACGAAAGCATTTGGTGTtccaaaattaaacaaacagacaaGTAGTGACTGTGAAAGTGACAGAAAAAGTGCCAAGCCTTCTCAAAACACCACCGATAACATAGatcttaagaataaatatgattttaacacTAGGGGGGCAGTGACTGGGTCACAAAAGAAAACTTTAGTAAGAAATCCTACAGACAAACTTCCAGCATTGCCCAATTCTGAAACTCATACTCCTAGAGCAATGTCTAACACATATGTAATGCATCCAAAtgttaaacaaaagaaatgtcAGCCGAGTTTATAA